In Halococcus saccharolyticus DSM 5350, a single genomic region encodes these proteins:
- a CDS encoding polyprenyl synthetase family protein, with the protein MRDVLAAWRPVIDREIERLLPREIDVEYVARAFGEPTYEYDPVAIQRALPDPIWNLLDRGGKRWRAVVCCLLIDGFGADPHEYLPYACIPEILHNGTIIVDDVEDGATMRRGEAALHREAGTDVALNAGNAMYFLPLNIVAHNPGDLDAEIRLAIYEMLMYELNRTHLGQGMDIHWHNEQAIRMSETQYLEMCACKTGCLGRIVARLAALITDQSDETERCAARYAERMSIAFQIGDDILDIENADEDGGAFGKAVGNDIREGKKTLMAIHAANEASPERAARLEELLWADENSDDEIREAIEILRETDSVAYARERALELAGEARDALRELDIDDEIADDLAEFTRFVIERDV; encoded by the coding sequence ATGCGCGACGTGCTCGCGGCGTGGCGGCCGGTCATCGATAGGGAGATCGAGCGGCTGCTCCCCCGCGAGATCGACGTCGAGTACGTCGCCCGCGCCTTCGGCGAGCCGACCTACGAGTACGACCCGGTCGCTATCCAGCGCGCGCTCCCCGATCCGATCTGGAACCTGCTCGATCGAGGCGGCAAACGCTGGCGCGCGGTGGTCTGCTGTCTCCTGATCGACGGGTTCGGCGCGGACCCTCACGAGTATCTCCCCTACGCCTGCATTCCCGAAATCCTCCACAACGGGACGATCATCGTCGACGACGTCGAGGACGGCGCGACGATGCGCCGTGGCGAGGCCGCGCTCCACCGCGAGGCCGGGACCGACGTCGCGCTCAACGCCGGCAACGCGATGTACTTTCTGCCCCTCAATATCGTGGCGCACAACCCCGGCGATCTTGACGCCGAAATCCGACTCGCGATCTACGAGATGCTGATGTACGAACTCAACCGGACGCATCTCGGCCAGGGGATGGACATCCACTGGCACAACGAGCAGGCCATTCGGATGAGCGAGACCCAGTATCTCGAGATGTGTGCGTGCAAAACGGGCTGTCTCGGCCGGATCGTCGCACGCCTCGCCGCACTCATTACGGACCAATCCGACGAAACCGAACGCTGCGCCGCGCGCTACGCCGAGCGGATGTCGATCGCGTTCCAGATCGGCGACGACATCCTCGATATCGAGAACGCCGACGAGGACGGCGGCGCGTTCGGGAAGGCCGTCGGCAACGACATCCGCGAGGGCAAGAAGACCCTGATGGCGATCCACGCCGCAAACGAAGCCTCACCCGAGCGGGCCGCGCGGCTCGAGGAACTTCTCTGGGCCGACGAGAACTCCGATGACGAGATCCGGGAGGCGATCGAAATCCTTCGCGAGACCGACAGCGTGGCCTACGCCCGCGAGCGCGCGCTCGAACTCGCCGGCGAAGCCCGCGATGCCCTCCGCGAGCTCGACATCGACGACGAGATCGCCGACGACCTCGCCGAATTCACCCGGTTCGTCATCGAACGCGACGTCTGA